Below is a window of Nitrososphaerota archaeon DNA.
AATTAAATGATCAGACCAGACGAGATTTTGAAAAAAGTAGAGAAAAAATTTCTGCATCAGACAAAGCTTGTCTGACTGTATCCTTCTCGTGTGGTCCTAGTGTACTGCATGTTGTATTCATATATGGATTTTGAATAGTCCGTTAACACCTCTTTCATTGGTTCCAGCGAATCTGCCAGGTAAAACCCGGGACAATCACCCGTAAACTGGTATGTCGAGTGCACCCGCGCCTTGCCGTTTTCATTCTCAAGCCAGGTAGAGAATGGATACAGATAGCACACGCCGGGGCGATTTGGGTGCATGGAACATGCACCTTTCTCATCTAGGAATCGACACCTGATGTGGGTGCCATCGTCCGCTTCTGTTTCGTCTGTTTTTCTTTTGAGATTAACTGATGTCATCAGGACTCCGTTTCCTGACGGGCCTGCCTCCATCCATGTGGTAATTATTGTTTCATTTTTGACAAAGTCAGATGTTTTCTGGTACTTCAAGCCTTTTCCTATTGTAATTAGATCATCTGATGTTAGAGGCAGTCTTCCCTGTCGCTCGCAGCAATTGTGGCAGTCGGGCCAGTAGCATTTCCATAAAATGTATTTTTTCTCTTGCGTCAGATATGGGATGTGAAATATTACTTGCTTTACCTTGATTGCATGGTCTGTTACATCTGTTCTTTTTCCAAGCATGAAATCTTCCAGGATTGGGTCAACGTCCCAGTTTTTCTTTAGTAATTCAAGTGATTCAGAAATATGAGAGGACAAATGCAGTTATAACTAAATTATTTAGATTATTAATATTTGAGCGAAAAGGGCAAGTACGCATCTGGAACGCAGAACAGGAGATTTGTCTGGAAGGAAATTGTCTGGCCCATAATACTGGAGCTAAACGACGTCTCATTTACTCTACAGCAATACCAAAAAAGGCGAGACATTGTCTGCAAGCAACATAATCTGCCGCTTGCGATATCATCAAGGGGCTTGGTGTCGTTGATTCAAAAAAATATTTTATTCAAGGAAAACGATCTTTATTCCATTCACTATAGACTAATTCCATACATGAGACTCAAGGCAGAATGCGACTATGCAACCGCAATCAAAGAAGTCCGAGTCAAGTAGAAATGTTATATTGCTAATGCTTGGGAGTTTTTTCAGTAGCCCGATAGTCTAGCGGCCAAATGAATTCTTCAGGTTAGGGATTCGGCGCTCTGGATCATTAGAGAGGATACGCCGAGACGGCAGTTCGAATCTGCCTCGGGCTACTTTTTCTAAATAAAATCCCGAGTGCATAGTATCAAAAAGCCGATTAGAATCAAGATGCAATTAGTATGCCATGCCTGCTCAGAAATTCAAGAATACTTTTGCTCCCAATTCACTAAACAAAGAATTCACGCTAGATGACATTAGAGCTTGTATGAAATATGGACTCATTTCAGTCGAGATGTTACCCGATAATGTGTTGCAGAATTAAGAAATTCTAAGGCAGAATAGATATTTTCTGAATACTATCTAGATGCCTGTGCTACGCGCTCTAGTTCGTTTTTCTTTTTGACGGAAGGAGCTGCCGCATCGTTTGCAGCTGCCGCAATCAGGTGTTCTGCTAGATATTCTTCCATTGATTTTGGATTTGAAAACGATGACTCTTTGACACCATCAGAGATGAAGCGCAGTGCGAGGTCAACTCTTCGTAGTGGTGAGACATCAACTGATACGTGATATGCAGTACCGCCATACACTATTCTTGTGGTGTCCTCGTTTGGTGACGAATGCTCAATTGCTCGCACCAAAACCTCGATTGGGTTTTTGCCTGTCTTTAGGTGAATGATTTCAAATGCAGCTTTTACGGTGTTCATGGTTCTTGCCTTTTTGCCCCCCATTCTGCCGGTGTTCTTGGCGTATTTTTTCCCAAAGTGCATCAGCTTGTTTGCAAGTCTTTCCACAATGTTGACATCGGCCTTGTTGAATTTCTTAAGAGCCGATGAGCCAAATGTATGTGGGTATACTACTTTGCGCAGAGAAATTACTGTCTTGAGGCCTGGATCTTTGATTTCTACTCCTGTCAGGTCCCATTTTCTAAATAGCAAAAGATTCTGAGTCTCGGCCATTTCTATCTCCTTGGTTTTTCTTTTCTTCCGCGGACTAGCTCCCGCAGTGAAGTACCATTAACCTTGAAAACCTTGAATCGTACACCTGGAATATCTCCCATTGCGCCGCCTTGTGTTGCACCCATTCCCTCTACGTGGACCTCGTCGTGTTCATCAATAAAGTTCATTGCGCCGTCTCGTGGCAAAAATGCAGTTACTGTTTTGCCATTTTTGATCAGTTGTACTCGAACACATTTTCTAACTGCGGAGTTTGGCTGCTTTGCCTCAACGCCAACTTTTTCCAAAACAATTCCTCTAGCCTGTGGAGAACCTCCAAGTGGGTTTGCCTTTATGTTCAATCCTAATAGTCTGCGCTTGTAGGTGCCAATTTGCCAGCGTTGTCGCTTGCGCTTTGCCTTGAGTACGCGTCCTGCGAATAGTCCTAGTGGTGACTTTGCCATATCTACTCCATCATCCTGTCCTGACTGTTAATTAAAACGCTTGTAATCTCAAAGTATCGTTTTGCAAGCAGCCTTGCCTTTTCTGCGTTTCTTCCTTCTCTGCCCACTACGATACCTTTCTTTTTGGCATCAACTAATACAATAGCCTGAGTTGAACCATCAAGGCGCTTGTTCAGCTTTACATCAGTTACAAGTTTTGGGTTCAACATATTTTTCAAAAACACGGCTGGATCATCAGAATATTCAACTAGTTCTACTGATTTTTTGACAATGTTCTGCAGGTTTCTAATATGGGCGCCGCCCTTACCGATTGCTAGGCCCATTTTTCCCTCATTTACTACAAAAATTACGCGGTTTTGCTTTTCGTCTTCCACACAATCACGCGCAGACGCACCGGTTACGTTTTGAAAAAGCGAGATCAAACGCATTTGATCAGTTGTTAGTTTGATTGTTTGTGGCATATCGACGGATTATCTCAGACCGAGATGGCTCTCATTTAAACTTTCAGTGATCATTTGGATTCTTCTTTTAGGATTGCCTTGACATTAGAGTCGGCAATGGATGTTAGTGAAGCTGCTGAAACTCTAAACTGTAATCCGCACAATTTTCCTAGCGCGATTGATGTTCCACTAAAGTTTAGTGTTGAGATTTTTCCATCACTAGTCGAGTCTTGAATTTTTTTTAGTTCGTCTGGCGTTACTGAGTTTGAAATTACAACTAGCTTTGCGCCCTTGATTGATTGTATTACTTGCTTTGAACCCAGTACGCATTTGTTATCGTTTAGTGCGTCCTTGAGTGCTTTTTCTAAGAGTTTTCCCAATTATATCACTGTGTAATGTCGATCCGAAACAGCTCCTTTATAGATTTACCCTTGAATGTTTTGATCAAATGTACGGTTTTGCAATTTTAACTAAAAATAAGAAAAGAGGTTACTGTGATGCTACAACTGTGTAGCTTACAGTAAATGGTTCTGTAGTTTTTGTGTGTACTGCAAGTGCGTTGCCTGCAAAGTTCCATGTACCAGACGCTGTTTGTGTGTCAACTACTGTCAGTGCAAATTTTGTTTTACCGTCTGGCGTCCAGATTGGTTGGCCCTTGTCTTCTCCTTCAGCAAGAGGTCCAGTTAGTGCTACTAGCTGTACTGGCTGGGATGCCGAATATGTTAGAAGGCCGCTGTACGGTTTTTCAGATGGTTTGAGGATCAGTGCTAGCTGATGCGATTCGTGCCCAACTCCAGGATCGGTTGCAGAAGTTAGAGTGCCGGTCTTGATAGTTTCAGTGGATTCTTTTTCCATATAGCTGACAGTGTAGCTTACGGTAAACGGTTCTGTATTTCTTGTATGAATTGCAATTGCATTTCCTGCAAAGTTCCATGTACCAGACGCTGTTTGTGTGTCAACTACTGTCAGTGCAAATTTTGTTTTACCGTCTGGCGTCCAGATTGGTTGGCCCTTGTCTTCTCCTTCAGCAAGAGGTCCAGTTAGTGCTACTAGCTGTACTGGCTGGGATGCCGAATACGTAATGATTCCTTTGTAGATTGACTTGCTTGGAGATAAGACTAACACTAGCTGGTGTGACTCGTGGCCAAGGCCCGGATCAGTTGCAGAGGTGGCAGTCTTGGAGGTTATGATAGATTTGTGAGCTAATAGTTTTTCTGCTGGCTTTTCTTGAGGCTTTGCTGGTGTCTTGCATTCTCCTTTGTATGCAAGATTCATTCCCTCTGCCTTTAGCATGCATTGATTTCCATATGTGATGCCGTTTGCTCCACAAACCGGCATGTACTCTTTGGTGCATGCGAAGAGTTTTGCTTTTTCAGATGGCGTTTCAGGTTTTGCAGACGATTTCTTTACGTCCTTGCAAAGCTTATCGCCGCAAATCTTACTTGCAGTCTTTGAGCTATACATCTTGGATTGTGTGCCTTGTGCCTTTTCGGCCTCGGCAGCCTGTACTGCAAACGATGTGAAAAATGCGGCAGACAACAATACACTTACTGTCAGAATTGACAGTATTGTTTTTGCCATTATACTCGGAATGTAGAGAT
It encodes the following:
- a CDS encoding 30S ribosomal protein S7 — protein: MAETQNLLLFRKWDLTGVEIKDPGLKTVISLRKVVYPHTFGSSALKKFNKADVNIVERLANKLMHFGKKYAKNTGRMGGKKARTMNTVKAAFEIIHLKTGKNPIEVLVRAIEHSSPNEDTTRIVYGGTAYHVSVDVSPLRRVDLALRFISDGVKESSFSNPKSMEEYLAEHLIAAAANDAAAPSVKKKNELERVAQASR
- a CDS encoding 50S ribosomal protein L7ae, yielding MGKLLEKALKDALNDNKCVLGSKQVIQSIKGAKLVVISNSVTPDELKKIQDSTSDGKISTLNFSGTSIALGKLCGLQFRVSAASLTSIADSNVKAILKEESK
- a CDS encoding YkgJ family cysteine cluster protein; its protein translation is MLGKRTDVTDHAIKVKQVIFHIPYLTQEKKYILWKCYWPDCHNCCERQGRLPLTSDDLITIGKGLKYQKTSDFVKNETIITTWMEAGPSGNGVLMTSVNLKRKTDETEADDGTHIRCRFLDEKGACSMHPNRPGVCYLYPFSTWLENENGKARVHSTYQFTGDCPGFYLADSLEPMKEVLTDYSKSIYEYNMQYTRTTREGYSQTSFV
- a CDS encoding 30S ribosomal protein S12 — translated: MAKSPLGLFAGRVLKAKRKRQRWQIGTYKRRLLGLNIKANPLGGSPQARGIVLEKVGVEAKQPNSAVRKCVRVQLIKNGKTVTAFLPRDGAMNFIDEHDEVHVEGMGATQGGAMGDIPGVRFKVFKVNGTSLRELVRGRKEKPRR
- a CDS encoding NusA-like transcription termination signal-binding factor — encoded protein: MPQTIKLTTDQMRLISLFQNVTGASARDCVEDEKQNRVIFVVNEGKMGLAIGKGGAHIRNLQNIVKKSVELVEYSDDPAVFLKNMLNPKLVTDVKLNKRLDGSTQAIVLVDAKKKGIVVGREGRNAEKARLLAKRYFEITSVLINSQDRMME